A window of Miscanthus floridulus cultivar M001 chromosome 12, ASM1932011v1, whole genome shotgun sequence genomic DNA:
CTCTACTCTTTGATCTTCATTACCTACAGAAAAGAACTAAGATTAAGAATCAGGGACGGATTAAACGGAGCACTTTCGCAAAGATGGAAAAGGGCCAGAAACTAATTATATGACTTACTGACCTAATAACTAACTAATACCAATTACAGTGCATAATGAAGAAGATTGCTGATGGCCATGCTCATCTGGTTCATGTATTTGTCCATGCTGCCAGCTTCTGGCAATAAAAAAATTCATGTAGGGGTGCTTGCTAGTCATTTTTCCAAGAAGTGGGTTATGTTTTGGCTTGATAATCttgtcttagcaaggattccaggtATTCAAGACAGATTTACTTCAAGAAACTATAGTGTCCTAAATATGCAATTTTGTCGCCAGTTTCATTAAAAAAACATCATTGACAGCATATAAGTACTGGAGGAATGAAAAGAAAAATACCTTCATGAGATTGGGGGTATAGCCTGCAATTCTGAGTTCTGAGTTCACGTCTCCCTTTTAAAGCTGGCAACAAGTCCTTCATCGTATGTTCCCTTCCAGGTTTCCAAGCATAGATAATAGGCTTGGTTCTACCTAGAAAAAGGCTAACCTCATGTCGCCGCATCCATCGCAATAGTAGGCCTCTCCCTCTCCGCACGCCCAGGAGGCCCTCCTGGTTGAGCGCAGCACATCTAGTTAATTAGTCTGAATCCctctatatataattaattaacaGATGAAACTGAGATTTGTTGGAGCCCTCCCCAAAATAATTTGCAGGGTCCCAAACCTCTTAATCAAATAGTAAATGCTGAACCTCAGATTAAAAACTTTTTTTGCAAACATTAATGTAGGTTGAATGTGATATTGGCTCTCGTCGCCCAAACTTTTATACACATCTTTGCCTTTATTCAAAGCAGAAATCTGTACAAAATGAGAATACGCAATCAGTTTCCTTAAATTGTCAGATTTTGTATGATATTGTTAGTTTTCTGACAGATGGCAATTGGGAGAAACACACATTATAGCTGAAGCTATATAAATgatgagaaaaacaaaaacatacAAAATGTCAAAAACAATGGCCACGGAGAAGGGCACCAGGTAGCAGTTGTTCACGAAGTCGTTGCTGCCGACGGGGAAGGCACGCTGCGTGCGCGAGGTGGCTGAatcgccgccgcctccttctggcTGTTCGGCTGTCCCATGGGCGCGAGCCGTGTCCATGACTTAGAGCCGCTTTGCTTGTCCGGCTTCCCACACCACTGCCGCCTCCTTCGTCCCTAGTCGAGCCTCGGGCTCCTTTGTAGAACATGAATTAACCGCATAAATCACATATGTCAAGCATACTCAATTGATATACTCATAAGATATTATCTAAACATTCAATGCTTGAGCAAAAATCTCTAccgtggaggaggaagaggaggcgacCATGGAGATGCAACCGCTATCCGGCTGCGCAGgcggtagcggcggcggcggcgacgagtcTCTTCTGCTTGGGCGGGTGGATCTTGGGTTCCCGGCGTTCCCTGGCCTTCCGAGGATCTTCTCGGCCGTAATCTGGATCGGCGCAGGGCACAGGACGGCTTCGCCGGATACCGCTGCCGGCGCCGCACCATGTCCGGGCAGGGGCATCGTCGGTGCGGGAGCCACAGGATACCGTAAGGGAAGGAGAAATCTATTCTAACCAGAATTCTTTTTCTCTAATGTTAGTAGAAATATTATTCTGTAATTATACTAGaaactcttattgtaaaccgactaaaATTCTGACCTcgtgactatataaaggagggcagggttctaGGGACGGAGAATTGTACAACACAATACTTTAcaattaatccaacgcaaaggctaacgtcgactgaacgtagggttattactcgatcaaagataagggtccgaactaggataaatcgactgtctcttgcatttaccgtcgagttctgtatatgctgaagcccaaacaaactgctCCGGAgaccccgtggtaggctattggtggtgaaacatcgacagctggcgcgccaggtagaggatttcgacgactttgcatccgagagctcgatggacctcgacaacatgatcttctcgacagggtcaatcttcatcttcggttcgtggatctgcgaggcaggcgacgatggcaagctccaaagtcgtctccttgaagattcagatcatcattaggacttttccatttcggcgacaacgacagatcaacttACTGAAAGATTCACACAGCtcgcgatgtccgatccaactcagatctcgcggcttcacgcatccgattcaaactcaggttctgCTTCCGAGACGGAGGCttgtccgagttctttcggaaaaccgagttcttttccgacaaggctccagaacacgacatcaacctatcaaaaat
This region includes:
- the LOC136497975 gene encoding uncharacterized protein isoform X2, producing the protein MDTARAHGTAEQPEGGGGDSATSRTQRAFPVGSNDFVNNCYLEGLLGVRRGRGLLLRWMRRHEVSLFLGRTKPIIYAWKPGREHTMKDLLPALKGRRELRTQNCRLYPQSHEGNEDQRVEQKGLALRCVMESMCIAMRSIGLSSQMQR
- the LOC136497975 gene encoding uncharacterized protein isoform X1, yielding MDTARAHGTAEQPEGGGGDSATSRTQRAFPVGSNDFVNNCYLEGLLGVRRGRGLLLRWMRRHEVSLFLGRTKPIIYAWKPGREHTMKDLLPALKGRRELRTQNCRLYPQSHEGNEDQRVEQKGLALRCVMESMCIAMRSIGLSSQMQSHAGSRGGDWGGVSRVPVVSCDRVVQGGVRHRESVNSGRRLH